The Polyangium aurulentum genomic interval TGGGGCGTTACCTAAAATACCGTTCAACCCCCCCTTCTTCTCCCCCTCACCCCGGCGCCAGCACCTCCGCGATCTTCGCCAGCCGGCTCAGATCATGGATATCGAACGGAAACGCCGGCACGTGCGCCAGCAAACTCCCCCCGGTTGCCTCGTCCTCCAGCGCCGCTTCCAGCCCCATCAGGTGCAGCGCATCCATCCGCCCGAGCCGGCTCTCGTCTTCCGCCGCCCGTCGCAGCCGCCCTGCCGCATCCGGCCCGAGCCCGAGCCCGCTGCGCGCGACCGCCTCCTCGACCTCGCCCGCGCCAGGAAGCTGCCCGTAGCTCGGGTGCACGCGGTTCACGACGAACGCATCCCGCCGCATCTGCTGCTCCCGCAGCCGGTCCGCGAAGAACATCACCTCGCGCACCGCCAAGGGGTCCGGCGTCGTCACCAGCACGTACGCGACATCCGGCCCCCGCAGCGCCGCGCTCACCTCGTCCGCGCGCTTCTTCCAGCCCCCGAAGACCGCGTTGATCTCCCCGATGAACCCCGCCATCTGCTCGAGGAACCCGCTGCCCGACACCTTGCCGATCCCCCGCACGATCGCCGCAGCGCTCTTCGCCAGCACGTTCAGCGAGAACTTCCCCGAGCTCTGCACCGCCTGCACCATCCACCGCGTGGCCGCGCTGTCGATGGCCCCCACCAGCCGCTCCGGCGCATCCAGGAACTCGAGCGCGTTCGGCGTGGGCGGCGTGTCGAGCAGCACGATGTCGTAGCTCGGGTCGCCCTTCACGGCGTAGAGCTTCTCCATCGCCATGTACTCCTGCGTCCCCGCGAGCGACGTGGAGATGTACTTGTAGAGCACGTTGTTCAGGATCTGCTCGCGCTTCTCCGGC includes:
- a CDS encoding ArsA family ATPase: MTQRSSPAAGLSELLETRRVILVVGVGGVGKTTTTAALGLAAARRGKRVLCLTIDPARRLAQSLGIEEMKTEAQTIDPALFEAAGVPVRGSMTVMMLDTKGTFDGLIAQLSPTPEKREQILNNVLYKYISTSLAGTQEYMAMEKLYAVKGDPSYDIVLLDTPPTPNALEFLDAPERLVGAIDSAATRWMVQAVQSSGKFSLNVLAKSAAAIVRGIGKVSGSGFLEQMAGFIGEINAVFGGWKKRADEVSAALRGPDVAYVLVTTPDPLAVREVMFFADRLREQQMRRDAFVVNRVHPSYGQLPGAGEVEEAVARSGLGLGPDAAGRLRRAAEDESRLGRMDALHLMGLEAALEDEATGGSLLAHVPAFPFDIHDLSRLAKIAEVLAPG